From a region of the Geothrix sp. 21YS21S-2 genome:
- a CDS encoding DUF5808 domain-containing protein, with protein MAPPQRPSLLSPWDLLAVAGFGGLALFYAWILPSLPDPVPMHFDARGVANGWTPKAALPWVVFGIPVLIWAFTTALGILLALSQKDPLKARAMAMAPMRGLLGLGLAVVMGFVLLAPAHGPGVILAGVGAFLALMVAGIALMARDFVRLRPVDASLAFYRWGLFYVNPDDARIWVPKPIGVGWTLNFAKPASWAVLALLLLPVAVIILVTRTR; from the coding sequence ATGGCACCCCCACAGCGCCCCTCCCTCCTGTCCCCCTGGGACCTCCTGGCCGTGGCCGGGTTCGGGGGCCTTGCCCTCTTCTACGCCTGGATCCTCCCGTCCCTCCCGGACCCCGTGCCCATGCACTTCGACGCCCGCGGGGTCGCCAACGGCTGGACCCCCAAGGCCGCCCTGCCCTGGGTCGTCTTCGGGATCCCCGTGCTGATCTGGGCCTTCACCACCGCCCTGGGCATCCTGCTGGCCCTCTCGCAGAAGGACCCGCTGAAGGCACGGGCCATGGCCATGGCGCCCATGCGGGGCCTGCTGGGCCTGGGCCTGGCGGTGGTGATGGGTTTCGTCCTGCTGGCCCCCGCGCACGGCCCCGGCGTCATCCTGGCCGGCGTCGGGGCCTTCCTGGCCCTGATGGTGGCGGGGATCGCCCTCATGGCCCGGGACTTCGTCCGGCTCAGGCCGGTGGACGCGAGCCTGGCGTTCTACAGGTGGGGGCTCTTCTACGTGAACCCCGACGACGCCCGGATCTGGGTGCCCAAGCCCATCGGCGTGGGGTGGACCCTGAACTTCGCCAAACCGGCGTCCTGGGCCGTCCTGGCCCTGCTGCTGCTGCCGGTGGCCGTGATCATCCTCGTGACGAGGACGCGCTAG